One region of Ostrinia nubilalis chromosome 14, ilOstNubi1.1, whole genome shotgun sequence genomic DNA includes:
- the LOC135078244 gene encoding general odorant-binding protein 72-like, which translates to MTKGTDLFLLLLAFFISSSDAMTRQQLKNSGKMLRKNCLTKTGVAEDLISGIEKGKFIEDRNVMCYIACIYQMTQVVKNNKLNYEASIKQVDMMYPNDLKESVKKSIEKCKTGSDKYKDLCEASYWTAKCIYEDNPKDFIFA; encoded by the exons ATGACTAAAGGAACTGATTTGTTTTTGTTGCTGTTGGCGTTTTTTATCAGTTCCAGTGATGCG ATGACCAGACAGCAACTGAAAAATTCAGGGAAAATGCTGAGAAAAAATTGCTTGACAAAAACAGGAGTCGCAGAAG atTTAATCAGCGGCATTGAGAAAGGCAAATTTATAGAAGACAGAAATGTGATGTGTTATATTGCCTGCATTTACCAGATGACACAAGTC gtaaaaaacaataaactgaACTACGAAGCGTCTATCAAACAGGTGGACATGATGTACCCCAATGATCTAAAGGAATCTGTCAAGAAATCCATCGAAAAGTGCAAAACTGGTT ccgATAAATACAAGGACCTCTGCGAGGCGTCATACTGGACGGCCAAGTGTATCTACGAGGACAATCCGAAAGATTTTATATTTGCTTAG
- the LOC135078357 gene encoding uncharacterized protein LOC135078357 yields the protein MKNIVVVLLFLLYTEDVFGMTRAQLKKTLTVMKKQCMPKIGVSEDKVKNIEQGEFIEDRKVMCYIACVYKTIQVVKNEKIDKDLVNKQVDILYPVDMKESVKYAVDKCYGVQAQYNDLCEAAFYAAKCLYETDPPNFINCSSVHFACNLVSELILTMFFRQLHLNFLVLFILLSTSYVLSMTKQQLKNSGKILKKTCMPKCAVTEEEVGDIDKGKFIEENNVMCYIACVYTMGQAVKNNKIMHDAMLKQVDMMFPPEMKEPVKAAIEQCRPVAKKYKDICEASYWTAKCIYEADPDNFVFA from the exons atgaaaaatattgttgTGGTTTTACTATTCCTGCTCTACACTGAAGATGTATTTGGG atGACAAGAGCTCAACTTAAGAAGACTTTAACTGTTATGAAGAAACAATGTATGCCCAAAATTGGAGTTTCAGAAG ACAAAGTGAAAAATATAGAGCAAGGAGAATTTATAGAGGATCGTAAAGTTATGTGTTACATCGCTTGTGTCTACAAAACTATTCAAGTG GTAAAAAACGAAAAGATAGACAAGGATCTAGTAAACAAGCAGGTGGATATTTTGTACCCTGTCGACATGAAAGAGTCCGTCAAATATGCCGTCGACAAGTGCTATGGCGTTC AGGCCCAATACAACGACCTGTGTGAAGCAGCTTTCTACGCAGCTAAGTGTCTGTATGAGACAGACCCGCCGAACTTC ATTAATTGTTCGTCCGTCCATTTTGCGTGCAACCTTGTCTCTGAGCTCATCTTGACAATGTTCTTTAGGCAACTTCATCTTAACTTTttggttctttttattttattaagcacTTCTTATGTTTTATCG ATGACAAAACAACAACTTAAAAATTCCgggaaaattttgaaaaagacttGCATGCCGAAATGTGCTGTGACAGAAG aggaagttggagacattgaTAAGGGGAAGTTTATTGAAGAAAATAACGTCATGTGCTACATCGCGTGCGTCTACACTATGGGACAAGCC GTAAAGAACAACAAGATAATGCACGACGCGATGTTGAAGCAGGTGGACATGATGTTCCCGCCAGAAATGAAGGAGCCCGTCAAAGCAGCCATAGAGCAATGCAGGCCCGTCG CTAAAAAATACAAGGACATCTGCGAGGCGTCGTATTGGACGGCCAAGTGCATTTACGAGGCTGACCCGGACAACTTCGTTTTTGCTTAA
- the LOC135078241 gene encoding general odorant-binding protein 19a-like, which translates to MAVKKSLLLCELLLVLILLLDTSFGMTRQQLKNSGKLMKKSCMPKNDVTEEQVGEIEQGKFIEDRNVMCYIACVYSMTQVVKNNKLSYEAVLKQVDMMFPPEMKDAVKAAATHCKDIAKKYKDICEASYWTAKCMYDFDAENFVFP; encoded by the exons ATGGCTGTGAAAAAATCTTTGCTTCTTTGTGAATTACTTTTAGTTCTTATTTTACTGCTTGATACAAGTTTCGGG ATGACAAGGCAGCAACTGAAAAACTCAGGGAAGCTTATGAAAAAGTCTTGCATGCCCAAAAACGATGTCACGGAAG AGCAAGTGGGTGAGATCGAACAGGGAAAGTTCATAGAAGACCGGAATGTGATGTGTTACATTGCCTGCGTCTACTCTATGACACAAgtc gtaaaaaataataagttgagCTACGAAGCAGTTCTGAAACAGGTGGACATGATGTTCCCGCCTGAAATGAAGGACGCGGTAAAGGCTGCGGCGACGCACTGCAAGGATATTG CTAAAAAGTATAAAGATATATGTGAAGCTTCTTACTGGACTGCAAAATGCATGTACGACTTCGATGCTGAAAACTTCGTGTTCCCGTAG
- the LOC135078245 gene encoding general odorant-binding protein 72-like: MLLTQLAKYLVVLATCDAMTLKQIKNTGKMMRKSCQPKNNAADEKIDPLNDGIFIDEKEVKCYMACIMKMANTIKNGKPNYEAAIKQVDLLLPEDMKEPAKEALAACRKVPDAYKDTCDAAFHVTKCIYNHNPSIFFFP; the protein is encoded by the exons atgcttcTTACACAATTAGCCAAATACTTAGTGGTGTTAGCAACCTGTGATGCG ATGACTTTGAAACAGATAAAAAACACCGGCAAGATGATGAGGAAATCCTGCCAGCCGAAAAACAACGCCGCTGATG AAAAGATCGACCCATTAAATGACGGCATATTTATAGACGAAAAGGAAGTCAAATGCTACATGGCCTGCATCATGAAAATGGCTAACACG ATAAAAAACGGCAAACCAAACTACGAAGCAGCTATAAAACAAGTAGACCTTCTGCTCCCTGAAGACATGAAGGAACCAGCCAAAGAGGCTTTAGCAGCTTGCAGAAAAGTTC CGGACGCATACAAAGACACGTGTGACGCAGCTTTCCACGTCACCAAGTGCATCTACAATCACAACCCAAGTATATTCTTTTTCCCATAA